The Vibrio agarivorans genome window below encodes:
- a CDS encoding ABC transporter ATP-binding protein, with protein sequence MLQLTNLSKGYVDGGEFYPVLQGAELTLAQGEQMALMGESGSGKSTLLNLIAGLDTVDDGQIQFPKFAMHDVQEHQRTAYRRNNIGLIFQQFNLLPTLNIADNIRFCRQLKGLPEDQALWRQILSVLDLMPLLGRYPEEISGGQQQRAAIARALYLEPKLLLADEPTGSLDERNAEAVMRLLTNLTRDLECTLLLVTHSEKVANHLSGRVRLQGGQLHVMARS encoded by the coding sequence ATGTTACAACTGACCAACTTAAGCAAAGGATATGTCGACGGGGGAGAGTTTTACCCTGTACTGCAAGGTGCAGAATTGACGTTGGCTCAAGGTGAGCAGATGGCATTGATGGGTGAGAGTGGCTCCGGTAAGAGTACGCTGCTTAACCTAATCGCAGGCCTTGATACGGTCGATGACGGTCAAATCCAGTTTCCAAAATTTGCGATGCACGATGTGCAAGAGCACCAAAGAACCGCTTATCGTCGAAATAATATCGGTCTAATCTTCCAGCAGTTTAATCTTCTTCCTACACTCAATATTGCCGATAACATCCGTTTTTGTCGTCAATTAAAGGGACTGCCTGAAGACCAAGCACTTTGGCGACAAATCCTTTCCGTCTTGGACCTCATGCCTTTGCTAGGTCGTTACCCAGAAGAAATTTCAGGTGGTCAGCAGCAAAGAGCAGCGATAGCACGAGCGCTCTACCTAGAACCCAAACTGCTATTGGCCGATGAGCCGACAGGGAGTTTGGATGAGCGAAATGCTGAAGCGGTGATGCGACTGCTGACGAATTTGACGCGAGATTTAGAGTGCACATTGCTGCTGGTCACACACAGTGAGAAAGTCGCCAATCACTTGTCAGGGCGCGTGCGTTTGCAAGGAGGGCAGCTACATGTCATGGCCCGTAGTTAA
- a CDS encoding ABC transporter permease, whose protein sequence is MSWPVVKALLGHYHRHPFQVILVALGLILGVSLLVGVTAINNHARDSYENGDQLFSSPIPYLIRTTEPNGVLPKSLYSELRDEAFEQCTPFDFVSLRSAEGEDINIVGVDPLFMTRFNQRFEIAEAPHLPKATHPFPILVTDDFAQLMNWGAGNLIRLDDGSFIGPVIIDNEDFLNSSQIVADSNLLRGLQRKSDLTFIGCGEMSVDKLTILKTRLPDGVMLTRNSRAELESITQAFHMNLKALGMLSFLVGLFIFYQAISLSMIQRQTLVGSLRQLGVSNLQLIQSMLIELLVLVTVCWVVGNAFGLILANQLMPSVSSGLGYLYGASMSLNVSWSWDTGLYSLMLTAIGAGLACAWPLVRLLRSQPIRLTSKLSLVRFAGREFTLQAALSCVFTVAAIAIFQAPESNESGFAIIALMLLSVAMFTPFLLWHLFQSFSFSLRWVKVRWFFADAAASMSYRGVATMAFMLSMAANIGVETLVGSFRHTTDEWLTQKLASDVYVYPYAKTAPTLSRWLKAQPEVEEVWWRWERDVATDLGQAQVVSSGTSQGEHDALAVKLGIPKYWQNLHYSRGVMVSESMSLKLDIRPGDYINLGADFGDGWLVTGVYYDYGNPFNQVVMSHRNWLAAYEGQGNITLGVNLADNIDKRELKRRLMQNFDLGADRIVNNKTIHTQALTAFDRTFVIADTLGNITLIIAIVGIFFATLAGESSRQKQFSLLRCFGISGKELVFVGGLQLLVFGFISILIAVPLGLTLAQLVVDIIIRQSFGWTLQLYFEPAIYLNTVVLALVALVIAGILPVARLLRLTPMQSLRESL, encoded by the coding sequence ATGTCATGGCCCGTAGTTAAAGCGCTACTCGGTCACTATCATCGCCACCCATTCCAAGTTATTCTCGTCGCGTTAGGGCTGATTCTTGGTGTTTCTCTATTGGTTGGTGTTACGGCGATCAATAACCACGCACGAGATAGCTACGAAAATGGGGACCAACTGTTTTCGAGTCCAATTCCTTACCTTATTCGTACTACTGAACCGAACGGCGTTCTACCAAAGTCTCTCTATTCTGAGCTTCGCGATGAAGCATTCGAACAATGCACCCCATTTGATTTTGTCAGCCTTCGCAGCGCTGAAGGTGAAGATATCAATATCGTTGGCGTTGATCCGCTGTTTATGACGCGTTTTAATCAGCGATTTGAAATTGCCGAAGCACCACATCTTCCTAAAGCCACCCATCCATTCCCAATTTTGGTTACCGATGATTTTGCCCAATTGATGAACTGGGGTGCCGGAAATCTCATTCGCCTTGATGATGGCTCTTTTATTGGGCCGGTGATTATCGACAATGAGGATTTCCTCAATAGTTCACAAATCGTTGCCGATAGCAACTTACTGCGTGGCCTGCAGCGCAAAAGCGACCTTACATTTATCGGCTGTGGTGAGATGTCAGTCGATAAGTTGACGATTTTAAAAACTCGCCTGCCTGATGGCGTAATGCTGACACGAAATTCTAGAGCAGAGCTAGAGTCGATTACTCAAGCCTTCCATATGAATTTAAAAGCGCTAGGAATGCTCTCATTCCTCGTAGGCTTATTTATTTTCTATCAAGCAATTTCATTGTCGATGATTCAAAGACAGACGCTTGTGGGCTCATTACGTCAATTGGGCGTGTCTAATCTACAGCTGATTCAGTCAATGCTCATTGAGCTACTTGTGCTCGTTACAGTATGTTGGGTGGTGGGTAATGCGTTTGGTCTTATTTTGGCCAATCAGCTAATGCCTTCTGTCTCTTCCGGCCTTGGCTATCTTTACGGCGCGAGTATGAGTCTTAATGTCAGCTGGTCATGGGACACTGGCTTGTATAGCTTAATGTTGACTGCGATTGGTGCTGGGCTTGCGTGCGCATGGCCGCTGGTTCGACTGTTAAGGTCTCAGCCTATTCGCCTGACATCAAAACTGTCATTGGTGCGTTTTGCAGGTAGAGAATTTACCTTACAGGCGGCATTGTCTTGCGTGTTTACGGTCGCGGCCATCGCTATATTTCAAGCTCCTGAGTCTAACGAATCGGGTTTTGCGATTATTGCCTTAATGCTGCTTAGTGTGGCGATGTTCACGCCTTTTTTGCTGTGGCATCTTTTCCAGAGTTTTTCATTCAGTTTACGCTGGGTCAAAGTACGTTGGTTCTTTGCTGATGCGGCGGCTAGTATGAGTTATCGCGGCGTTGCAACGATGGCCTTTATGCTTTCGATGGCTGCCAATATTGGGGTTGAAACTCTGGTAGGAAGCTTCCGTCATACAACCGATGAGTGGTTAACGCAAAAGCTTGCATCTGATGTATATGTTTACCCCTATGCTAAAACCGCTCCGACGTTGAGCCGTTGGCTAAAAGCTCAACCAGAAGTTGAAGAAGTGTGGTGGCGCTGGGAACGCGATGTTGCGACTGATTTAGGGCAGGCTCAGGTGGTCAGTAGCGGTACATCGCAAGGTGAACATGATGCGCTAGCCGTGAAGCTTGGTATCCCAAAATATTGGCAAAACCTGCATTATTCGCGTGGTGTGATGGTGAGTGAATCTATGTCACTGAAACTTGATATCCGACCAGGCGATTATATCAATCTCGGCGCGGATTTTGGTGATGGTTGGTTGGTTACCGGGGTTTATTACGATTACGGTAACCCGTTTAATCAAGTGGTGATGTCGCACCGTAACTGGTTAGCAGCCTATGAAGGGCAGGGCAATATTACTTTAGGCGTGAATTTAGCGGATAATATCGATAAACGTGAGTTAAAACGTCGATTGATGCAGAACTTCGATTTAGGCGCAGACCGTATTGTCAATAACAAGACGATTCATACCCAAGCTTTGACCGCATTTGACAGAACGTTTGTGATTGCAGACACGCTGGGTAACATCACCCTAATCATCGCGATTGTCGGGATCTTTTTTGCTACCTTAGCGGGAGAGTCCTCGCGCCAGAAACAGTTCTCTTTGCTTCGCTGTTTCGGTATCTCGGGCAAAGAACTGGTATTCGTTGGTGGTTTACAACTGTTGGTGTTTGGTTTCATTTCGATACTGATTGCGGTACCACTAGGCTTAACGTTGGCACAGCTTGTTGTTGATATCATCATTAGGCAGTCTTTTGGTTGGACGCTGCAGCTCTACTTTGAACCTGCAATTTACCTCAATACCGTTGTACTGGCGCTGGTTGCTCTCGTGATCGCAGGGATACTACCGGTGGCGAGATTGCTACGCCTAACACCGATGCAGTCACTGCGAGAGTCACTCTAA
- the nhaA gene encoding Na+/H+ antiporter NhaA, whose protein sequence is MVKVLRNFVKSESSGGVLLIIATIAAMTLANSSFSDVYHAFLHSYFLGMPISHWINDGLMAIFFLLIGLEVKRELLKGALKTREMALFPAIAALGGMVVPALVYVLFNYQNPEALAGWAIPAATDIAFALGVMALLGDKVPVNLKVFLLALAIIDDLGAIVIIALFYTSDLSTVALLASVASTCLLFYMNIKKVHSIVAYLVVGLILWGAVMASGIHATIAGVLVGFAIPLRLKKEDYTKPLAPLEVLEHKLNPYVVFIILPLFALTNAGITLTDVSVEGLTSMVPMGIAMGLMVGKPIGITLFCWLSIRLGLAKLPAGTNFGQVVAVSMLCGIGFTMSIFISSLAFTGETLIFETYARLGILMGSSLSAITGFTILWWALRPNQQTVLQD, encoded by the coding sequence ATGGTAAAAGTCTTACGTAATTTTGTGAAGTCCGAGTCATCCGGTGGTGTGTTGCTAATTATTGCGACCATTGCTGCTATGACGTTGGCAAACAGTTCTTTTAGTGATGTTTATCACGCCTTTCTCCACAGTTATTTTCTCGGTATGCCGATCAGTCACTGGATTAACGATGGCTTAATGGCCATTTTCTTCTTGTTGATTGGTTTGGAAGTAAAGCGTGAGCTATTAAAAGGGGCACTTAAAACCCGAGAAATGGCTCTGTTTCCCGCTATTGCTGCATTAGGTGGCATGGTAGTTCCCGCTCTTGTTTACGTCCTTTTTAACTACCAAAACCCCGAAGCACTTGCTGGTTGGGCAATTCCGGCAGCAACAGACATCGCATTCGCGCTTGGCGTGATGGCATTGCTGGGTGATAAGGTGCCAGTGAACCTTAAGGTTTTCTTGCTGGCGCTCGCTATCATTGACGATCTTGGCGCCATTGTGATCATCGCACTTTTCTATACCAGCGATCTTTCAACGGTTGCATTATTAGCGAGTGTGGCGTCTACGTGTTTATTGTTTTATATGAACATAAAGAAGGTACACTCGATAGTCGCGTATCTAGTGGTTGGGTTGATCTTATGGGGCGCAGTCATGGCATCAGGTATCCATGCCACAATTGCAGGTGTATTAGTTGGCTTTGCCATCCCTCTGCGTCTGAAAAAAGAGGATTACACTAAGCCGTTAGCGCCACTTGAGGTGCTGGAGCATAAGCTCAACCCTTATGTGGTGTTCATTATTTTACCTCTATTCGCGCTGACCAATGCAGGTATCACGTTAACCGATGTCTCAGTTGAAGGGTTAACGTCGATGGTGCCTATGGGCATCGCGATGGGTTTGATGGTTGGTAAACCGATAGGCATCACGCTATTTTGCTGGCTTTCGATTCGGTTAGGGTTGGCGAAACTGCCTGCTGGGACTAATTTTGGTCAGGTAGTGGCGGTATCCATGCTGTGTGGTATTGGATTTACGATGTCAATTTTCATCTCTTCGTTAGCGTTTACCGGAGAAACCTTGATTTTTGAAACGTACGCACGACTTGGCATCTTGATGGGGTCTAGCCTTTCAGCGATTACAGGGTTCACCATTTTATGGTGGGCGTTGCGTCCCAATCAGCAAACTGTTTTGCAAGATTAG
- a CDS encoding putative monovalent cation/H+ antiporter subunit A has translation MLFAVLSGFILAGFVPWLFKHFGERTSKLLAILPATLFVYFANYLPVVTGQGPLLISYEWVPSLGISLDFWLDGLSLMFALLISGIGFFVIIYAGSYLANKPDQRKLLTYLMAFMGAMLGIVLSNNLIAMFVFWELTSITSYMLIGYYHEKESSRKSALQGLFVTVGGGLALLAGIIMLGMMAGTYEISEILSQGTSLQSHALFTVMMLAVLGGTFTKSAQFPFHFWLPNAMAAPTPVSSYLHSATMVKAGVYLMARLQPTMAGHDTWTMLLSGIGAITMLLGAAMAVTSTDLKKILAYSTIMALGTLTMLIGIGTEAALVAAMVFLLGHALYKGALFMAAGTIDHETGTKDVRELGGLRKAMPYTAAFMSLAALALAGVPPLFGFIGKEMMLEGVLSSPWAAVLAFMALLTSIFIVACACLLVIKPFWGEKKSTPKAAHEAPMGMRLGFTILSVVGLIFGLLPSLVSPLLTSAANAVSGYEVSDIDLALWHGFNIPLMMSLLALGLGYLLFKNWDRLGPKASKAKPMLKYGPESGYFIFMDNMVKFAKWSTAKLQNGYMSNYILTIFLTTIALVGYTMYTKVGFHWDLDFSDVTLKEVGVSILIISVITFACTTSVRLSSVAAIGALGFAMALIYVFFSAPDLAITQVLIETLTVIMLVLVLFKLPKFQKLSSSDVRWRDCAVAILFGAMMATLLMTVVHFAMPGGISEYLIENSYPIAKGRNIVNVILVDYRALDTLGEIFVLSLAAIGVTAMLRTKKD, from the coding sequence ATGCTGTTTGCAGTTCTGTCAGGATTTATTCTGGCGGGGTTCGTACCTTGGCTTTTTAAGCATTTTGGAGAACGAACCAGTAAGTTGCTCGCAATACTGCCAGCGACACTTTTTGTCTATTTTGCAAATTACCTTCCTGTTGTAACAGGGCAGGGACCACTTCTCATCAGCTACGAATGGGTACCTTCTCTCGGTATCAGTTTGGATTTTTGGCTAGATGGTCTGAGTCTGATGTTCGCGTTGTTGATTTCAGGTATTGGCTTTTTTGTCATCATTTATGCGGGTAGTTACCTCGCAAATAAACCTGATCAGCGTAAACTACTCACTTACCTGATGGCTTTCATGGGCGCTATGCTAGGGATTGTGCTATCCAACAACCTGATTGCGATGTTCGTGTTCTGGGAGCTCACCAGTATCACTTCTTACATGCTAATCGGTTACTATCACGAAAAAGAGTCGTCGCGAAAGTCTGCACTTCAAGGCCTTTTCGTTACGGTTGGTGGAGGTCTAGCGTTACTTGCGGGCATCATCATGCTAGGCATGATGGCTGGCACGTATGAGATCAGTGAAATCCTCTCACAAGGTACGAGCCTTCAGTCGCATGCACTGTTTACAGTGATGATGTTGGCAGTCCTTGGTGGCACGTTCACCAAGTCGGCACAATTCCCATTCCATTTTTGGCTACCGAACGCAATGGCAGCACCAACGCCAGTGAGTTCATACCTTCACTCTGCAACCATGGTGAAAGCCGGTGTGTATTTGATGGCGCGTCTTCAGCCAACGATGGCAGGCCACGACACATGGACCATGCTACTCTCTGGTATCGGTGCCATTACGATGTTGCTAGGCGCTGCAATGGCGGTGACGAGTACCGATCTCAAAAAGATTCTTGCATACTCCACCATTATGGCACTGGGTACGTTGACTATGTTGATCGGTATCGGCACTGAAGCGGCTCTTGTTGCGGCAATGGTGTTCTTACTAGGTCACGCCTTGTATAAAGGTGCGCTGTTCATGGCGGCCGGTACGATAGACCACGAGACAGGTACAAAAGATGTACGCGAACTTGGCGGTTTACGTAAAGCTATGCCTTATACTGCGGCATTCATGTCATTAGCTGCGCTAGCTCTTGCTGGTGTCCCACCTCTATTTGGCTTCATTGGTAAAGAGATGATGCTAGAGGGCGTATTATCAAGTCCTTGGGCTGCTGTTCTTGCATTCATGGCATTACTCACGTCAATCTTCATTGTCGCATGTGCGTGTTTGTTAGTGATTAAGCCGTTCTGGGGTGAGAAAAAATCGACGCCGAAAGCGGCTCACGAAGCGCCAATGGGCATGCGTTTAGGCTTCACAATTCTATCCGTTGTTGGTTTGATCTTTGGTCTGTTGCCAAGTCTAGTATCGCCACTGCTAACCTCTGCAGCTAACGCGGTATCTGGCTACGAAGTATCGGATATCGACTTGGCGTTGTGGCATGGTTTTAATATCCCATTGATGATGAGCCTATTGGCTCTTGGTCTTGGTTACTTGCTGTTCAAGAACTGGGATAGACTTGGTCCTAAAGCATCAAAAGCGAAGCCAATGCTTAAGTACGGTCCAGAAAGTGGCTATTTCATCTTCATGGATAACATGGTTAAGTTCGCTAAATGGAGTACGGCTAAGCTGCAAAACGGCTATATGTCGAACTACATTCTGACTATTTTCTTAACCACAATCGCTCTTGTGGGGTACACCATGTACACCAAAGTCGGTTTCCATTGGGATCTAGACTTCTCTGACGTGACATTGAAAGAAGTCGGAGTGTCAATCCTTATTATCTCTGTGATTACATTTGCGTGTACTACATCAGTACGATTGAGCTCTGTTGCGGCCATTGGCGCGTTAGGCTTTGCTATGGCACTGATCTACGTGTTCTTTAGTGCACCAGATTTGGCGATTACTCAGGTTCTGATCGAAACCCTAACGGTCATCATGCTGGTATTAGTACTGTTCAAGCTGCCTAAATTCCAAAAGCTATCCAGTTCCGATGTTCGCTGGCGAGATTGCGCAGTCGCGATTCTATTTGGTGCAATGATGGCAACGCTATTGATGACGGTAGTTCATTTCGCAATGCCAGGTGGTATTAGCGAATACCTAATCGAAAACAGTTACCCAATAGCCAAAGGTCGTAACATTGTGAACGTAATTCTTGTGGATTACCGTGCACTGGATACCTTGGGTGAAATCTTCGTGCTATCGCTTGCTGCGATTGGTGTTACCGCAATGCTAAGAACGAAGAAGGATTAG
- a CDS encoding Na+/H+ antiporter subunit B, with protein MNNTGTSLILQVIARFLLPMLLLFSVFLLLRGHDEPGGGFIAGLVASAAFALHLFAFDATQTRKLIGIDSSYLMGGGLIIATLSGFVGVIKSGSTFLSAVWWYVHVPGLGELKLSTPLIFDIGVYLVVVGMVTTLLFSLAQLEEE; from the coding sequence ATGAACAATACAGGTACTTCTCTTATTCTGCAGGTGATCGCGCGCTTCTTGCTACCGATGTTACTGCTGTTTTCTGTGTTCTTACTTCTACGTGGACACGACGAGCCGGGTGGTGGTTTCATTGCCGGACTTGTGGCTTCAGCAGCATTTGCTCTGCACTTGTTTGCTTTTGATGCCACTCAGACACGTAAGCTGATTGGTATCGATAGCTCTTACCTAATGGGCGGCGGTCTGATTATCGCGACCTTGAGTGGTTTTGTCGGCGTTATCAAATCAGGCAGCACCTTCTTAAGTGCAGTGTGGTGGTATGTGCACGTTCCCGGTTTAGGTGAGCTCAAACTCAGTACACCACTGATTTTTGATATCGGTGTTTACCTTGTAGTAGTCGGCATGGTAACGACACTTCTATTCTCTCTTGCGCAGTTGGAGGAAGAGTAA
- a CDS encoding Na+/H+ antiporter subunit C — translation MTTLFAFVIGALYAAALYMMLRRSVVKLVIGLMILSNATNLLIFTGGGLVRGAPPLIPEGLYAPVGQIADPLPQALILTAIVISFGVLAFAVVLIKRAYKVIGADDMNEMKSTDSQL, via the coding sequence ATGACCACTCTATTTGCCTTTGTTATTGGTGCGCTTTACGCAGCAGCGTTATACATGATGCTTCGTCGCAGTGTGGTAAAACTCGTGATCGGTTTGATGATTCTGTCCAACGCGACCAACTTGTTGATCTTCACGGGCGGTGGCCTTGTACGCGGAGCGCCACCACTGATTCCAGAGGGACTCTATGCTCCGGTTGGTCAGATAGCTGACCCACTACCGCAGGCATTGATTCTTACTGCCATTGTAATCAGTTTTGGTGTTTTGGCGTTTGCAGTTGTACTGATTAAACGCGCTTACAAAGTCATTGGCGCTGACGATATGAACGAAATGAAGAGTACAGATTCACAACTATGA
- a CDS encoding Na+/H+ antiporter subunit D codes for MMLLMPVLIPMLAAALSMTLWKHQTLQRWISVFSNFALLIAAVTLFTTVYNDGIQVVTLGDWEAPYGISLVADLLAVIMVTVSAVVAFCISIYALATMTKEHEKFGFYPLLHLMLAGVIGSFLTGDIFNLYVWFEIMLVASFGLLILGGERSQMEGALKYVTLNLLSSALFLSAIGLLYAYAGTLNMADLGQKLAMSDNPEVVTVISLLFLIAFGIKAAAFPLFFWLPASYHTPPVAISAVFAGLLTKVGVYALYRVFSVIFIGDIAFTHSNLLMWMGIFTMVTGVLGAAAQFEVRRILSFHIVSQIGYMILGLALFTPLAILGGVFYLFHHIVVKTNLFLIGGVMHRLHGTYDLSRLGGLYKSKPFLAILFAVPAMSLAGIPPLSGFFAKIKAGIEAEAWIGVVASLAVGLLTMYSMIKIWAEAFWKKLPEQAETLAPLSDSERFCLYLPIILMAAITVTIGINAEWFVNLASMTADQILDPQQYIQAVLGGQ; via the coding sequence ATGATGTTATTAATGCCAGTACTGATCCCGATGTTGGCCGCTGCGTTATCTATGACGCTGTGGAAACATCAAACGTTGCAACGCTGGATCAGTGTGTTCTCTAACTTTGCGTTGCTTATTGCTGCTGTGACTCTGTTCACGACAGTTTATAACGATGGTATTCAAGTCGTGACATTGGGTGATTGGGAAGCGCCATACGGTATTTCTCTCGTTGCCGATTTGTTGGCGGTCATTATGGTGACTGTGTCAGCAGTGGTAGCGTTTTGTATCTCAATATACGCGCTAGCGACGATGACTAAAGAGCATGAGAAGTTCGGCTTCTATCCGCTGCTTCATCTTATGCTTGCTGGTGTTATCGGCTCGTTTCTGACAGGTGATATTTTCAACCTGTATGTTTGGTTTGAAATCATGTTGGTCGCTTCTTTTGGTTTGCTTATCCTTGGTGGTGAGCGTAGCCAGATGGAAGGGGCATTGAAGTACGTAACTCTAAACCTACTGTCATCAGCACTGTTCTTGAGTGCGATCGGTTTGCTCTATGCTTACGCAGGCACTCTGAACATGGCTGATTTAGGCCAGAAGCTTGCGATGTCAGACAACCCAGAAGTGGTTACGGTTATTTCACTGTTGTTCTTGATTGCGTTTGGTATCAAAGCGGCAGCGTTCCCGTTGTTCTTCTGGCTACCAGCATCTTACCACACACCACCAGTGGCGATTTCTGCCGTATTCGCGGGTCTATTGACGAAAGTCGGTGTCTACGCGCTTTACCGTGTATTTAGTGTTATCTTCATTGGTGACATTGCCTTTACGCACAGCAACTTGCTGATGTGGATGGGTATTTTCACTATGGTGACAGGCGTTTTAGGTGCCGCAGCTCAGTTTGAAGTACGTCGTATCTTATCGTTCCACATTGTGAGTCAGATCGGTTACATGATCTTAGGTCTAGCTTTGTTCACTCCATTAGCGATTCTTGGCGGTGTGTTCTATCTATTCCACCATATTGTAGTGAAAACTAACCTGTTCTTAATTGGTGGTGTGATGCACCGCCTGCATGGCACCTATGATTTGTCTCGTCTTGGTGGCTTGTATAAGTCAAAGCCATTCTTAGCGATCTTGTTTGCGGTGCCAGCGATGTCTCTCGCCGGTATTCCACCACTGTCAGGCTTCTTCGCTAAGATTAAAGCAGGTATCGAAGCTGAAGCTTGGATTGGCGTTGTCGCCTCTTTGGCGGTTGGTCTACTAACGATGTACTCAATGATCAAAATCTGGGCTGAAGCATTTTGGAAGAAATTGCCAGAACAAGCAGAAACGCTTGCACCTCTATCTGATTCAGAGCGTTTCTGCCTGTATTTACCAATCATTTTGATGGCGGCGATCACCGTGACTATTGGTATTAATGCAGAGTGGTTTGTTAATCTAGCAAGTATGACGGCTGATCAAATCCTTGATCCGCAACAGTACATCCAAGCTGTGTTAGGAGGTCAATAA
- a CDS encoding Na+/H+ antiporter subunit E, giving the protein MKAFGWNMMLALAWVVLSGSYTFSNLFGGMLLSYCVLAYVLRDRPAFELYFGKFPKMVKFVLFFIWDLIKSNARVAYDVLTPTHLMKPAVIAVPLDIKSDAGITVFSNLITVTPGSLALDVSTDKKVLFVHLMYFEDEQIHVAELKRLEAMVMEILE; this is encoded by the coding sequence ATGAAAGCATTTGGCTGGAATATGATGCTAGCACTCGCATGGGTAGTGCTATCAGGCTCCTATACGTTTTCGAACCTGTTTGGCGGTATGTTACTTAGCTACTGTGTATTGGCGTATGTGCTACGTGACCGCCCAGCGTTTGAACTGTATTTCGGTAAGTTCCCTAAAATGGTGAAGTTCGTATTGTTCTTCATCTGGGACCTTATCAAATCAAACGCTCGTGTCGCTTATGACGTGCTAACCCCGACGCACTTGATGAAACCAGCAGTGATTGCCGTCCCGCTTGATATAAAGAGTGACGCAGGCATTACGGTATTCTCTAACTTGATCACAGTAACGCCAGGCTCGCTTGCACTAGATGTATCAACCGACAAGAAAGTACTGTTTGTCCATTTGATGTATTTCGAAGACGAGCAGATTCATGTCGCGGAATTGAAGCGTCTTGAAGCAATGGTTATGGAAATCTTGGAGTAA
- a CDS encoding cation:proton antiporter codes for MIETVYTVCFMMLILALLLSSIRLLKGPSLPDRVVALELMASLTVGLVVLYSVAYDEPKFIDVAIVLALTSFLAAVGFSAFLEKRGMRDDD; via the coding sequence ATGATTGAAACGGTATATACAGTCTGTTTTATGATGTTGATTTTAGCGCTCTTGCTATCGTCAATTCGTCTATTGAAAGGGCCATCTTTGCCTGACCGCGTTGTTGCGCTAGAGCTGATGGCATCACTAACGGTTGGTTTGGTTGTGCTGTACAGTGTGGCTTATGACGAGCCTAAGTTTATCGATGTGGCGATTGTGCTCGCACTGACATCATTCTTAGCGGCGGTGGGTTTCTCTGCTTTCCTAGAAAAACGAGGTATGCGTGATGATGATTGA
- the mnhG gene encoding monovalent cation/H(+) antiporter subunit G — translation MMIDFFVAVFALTGSFLMLLASIGLNRMPDLLTRMHATTKAGALGVGLLVIAFAIVFWEDTSIIVRAGAVVVFIMVTAPIAAHVLARTSYFVGVEVWEGTVKDAIKEQYDMDTHQLSSKNCTKDQSTPQ, via the coding sequence ATGATGATTGATTTCTTTGTAGCGGTATTTGCGTTGACGGGCTCTTTTCTCATGTTGCTTGCGAGTATCGGTCTGAACCGTATGCCTGACTTATTGACACGCATGCACGCAACTACTAAAGCAGGTGCTTTGGGTGTTGGCTTGCTCGTGATCGCCTTCGCGATTGTGTTCTGGGAGGATACCTCGATCATCGTGCGTGCTGGCGCAGTGGTTGTGTTTATCATGGTCACGGCACCTATCGCTGCGCACGTTCTGGCTCGTACCAGCTATTTTGTTGGTGTAGAGGTCTGGGAAGGCACAGTGAAAGACGCGATTAAAGAGCAATACGATATGGATACACACCAGCTGTCGAGTAAGAATTGCACTAAAGATCAATCAACTCCACAGTAA